The Candidatus Omnitrophota bacterium sequence CCTCCGGTTAGGGCCTACCCACTGGGGCTGCCGAGTTTCAGAATCCGGCCATCCATCTCCCGGGGGGTCTCGACGCCCAACAGATGCAAAGCCGTGGGCGCCATGTCCATGATGCTGGGTCGGACGGTCTCAACCCACCGGTTGCTGAACAGGACACCGGGAATGATCGGGGCATCAAAGGAACAATGGTCCCCGCTCCACTTGCGCATGTTGGTCCCGAGAACCTCTGGAGGAATCCCCCCAAGCGCCGTTTGCCAGGAGGTTCGATACCCTTCCTCAAAACCCACAATCAGATCCGGCGCATAGTAGGTGCTGGGGCCATGGTAAACCTCATGCTTTCGGTAAACCGAACGCACAATGGGCTGCCCGCTTGTGGGATCTGTCAGACTCTTGAGATCTCGTATTAGGGATTCACATACGGCGTCGTATTCTTCGACGGGCACTATCCCTTGAGGCTCCCGTCCCTGCAGATTCACGTATACGCCGGCCAGTCCCATACAATAAGCGCGCGTCCTGGACCAGTCGACGTCCGTCCAAAACTGTCCCTTGTCAAATAGGTCATCCAGATTCTTGTCTTTTGCTGCCTTTGCCTCATCCTGCCGGATATAGCCCTTTTCAGCCAAAAAGGTATTGATATTGACCGCTGTACGGAAGGTCTTGAAACCGTGGTCGGAAATCACGGCCAGCCACGTATCCTCGTCCACGTATTCCTTCATGACCTTGCCCACAATCCGGTCCATTTCGATATAGAAATCCCGGATGGTTGAGCCGTAGACCCGCGCCAACTCCTCATCGTACATCGGATGCTCCGTGTCGATCAGACGCCAAAACATGTGCTGGAGCCGGTCCGTCACCTCAAACACTCCCACAAAGAGGCGCCAATCCTCACGGGCTAACTGGTCCATCATAATGGCCTCACGCGCGTACAAAGTGAAATAGGCATCCTGCACAAAGATATTCTCGTCGGTCTTTTCTTCGTTGAGCGCCCATGTGTCATTGGACCATCCGAGAGTCTTGTACAGACCCACACGCTTGGCAAGCTCGCGGGAAAAACGGCGGGGGAAAGAAATGTTTACGTTGGGTGGAGTGTGGCGCGGATCAAAGTTGATGGGGGAAAGATAAAGTTCGAAGTCCGGGGAAACCTGTTTCACAT is a genomic window containing:
- a CDS encoding alkaline phosphatase family protein, which translates into the protein MSARIGWILLCLGFLSILGLSVCDTVRAESKVIILGFDGASPELCQKWMDEGWLPNLSRLAGQGSFTPLGTVTPPQSPVSWAAFSAGANPGKTGIFDFLRRMPGSYYPEFGMAGRRARPILPKPLQRILICLFVGGVCGGLLWILFRGMRLPWAKTVGIILGFGLSVTLFAALTAWVPASLPWPESNKQSRSFWQIAAEAGVSSVVIQCPVTFPAEPMRKGFGRLLSGLGVPDVRGTMGTFSYYSDKLDKNADTEMGGKLIQVVPDTSGQINTFVWGPRNETLPDRPPVKPPLVIQLDREENQVTLRVGKQSQTLKAGSWSDWFEFVFVMNPLLKVEGIGRFYVKQVSPDFELYLSPINFDPRHTPPNVNISFPRRFSRELAKRVGLYKTLGWSNDTWALNEEKTDENIFVQDAYFTLYAREAIMMDQLAREDWRLFVGVFEVTDRLQHMFWRLIDTEHPMYDEELARVYGSTIRDFYIEMDRIVGKVMKEYVDEDTWLAVISDHGFKTFRTAVNINTFLAEKGYIRQDEAKAAKDKNLDDLFDKGQFWTDVDWSRTRAYCMGLAGVYVNLQGREPQGIVPVEEYDAVCESLIRDLKSLTDPTSGQPIVRSVYRKHEVYHGPSTYYAPDLIVGFEEGYRTSWQTALGGIPPEVLGTNMRKWSGDHCSFDAPIIPGVLFSNRWVETVRPSIMDMAPTALHLLGVETPREMDGRILKLGSPSG